From the Pirellulales bacterium genome, the window CTTGTTGAAGAACCGTTCGATCAGGTTGCGCGCGCGATACAGATACGGGCTGAAGCAGATCGGGTCTTTGCGATTCCGTTTCGGTGGAATGTTGGCCCATGCTCCTTGTTGGCGAGCAAGCTCCCTGATCCAGTCCGCGTCGTAGCCACGATCTGCGAGCAACATCGTTTGGGGAAGCAACGCGCTGAGGAGAACTGAGCACAGCCGGTTATCATGCGCCTCGCCGGGCGTGAGGGCGAGATGGACCGGCAGGCCATTGGTGTCCACGACCGCGTGAATCTTGCTCGTCAGGCCTCCTCGCGAGCGACCCATGTCTTGGTAATTGTTGTCCGCGACACAGGCTCCGTGCTGATGCACGCGCACGACGGAGGTATCGATCATCTGCACCGCCGCGTCGTGACCGGCAGCCAACGCATCCATGATCTGGTCCCAGACGCCAGCCCGCCGCCACCGAACGAAGCGATTGTAACAGGTGGTGCGGGGACCATAGACTTCTGGCAGGTCGCGCGATGGCGCACCTGAACGGAGGACCCAAAAGATGCCATTGAGCACACGACGGTCATTTACCCGCCGAACGCCGCGCGGCTTGTTGGGTAGCATCGGTTTGATGGCGGTCCATTCGTAGTCGCTGAGTTCGTAGCGCATGATTCGAGGCTCCGGTTTCGGAGCTTGAATCACGTCTCGGGCGGAGCCATCAAGCCGCGATAGCTGATCGCGAACCCAGCTCTGAATCTACTTCCGCTTTTGGCGGCATAGCCGACATGGTCAGATTTGCCGCTGGGTCCCCCCTGTAGCGATTGACCCATTGCAGGCACTGGCTCCACCGCTGGGTTCGTCCGAAGATCTACTCACTAGCCGACCTTCTTGGAGGCCTTATGAGCACAATCAACGCGGCTACGATTTGCATTGCCGCGGCCAAGGCGAACGGCACCACGTAGCTCGTCGAAATGTCCCGAAGCACGCCGAGGACAGCAGGAGCCAACGCAAAGACAGCTTGATTGAACGCCACCACGAGCGCGACGACCGTACCGACGTCGGCCGCACGAAACTCATGTTGCGCGATAAGCGGGGGAAGGGAAACAACGTTACCGACGCCGAGACCAAACAGCACGCAACCAACCAGTACAACCGTGGGCGCATCTGAGATGATCATCAATGCAACGCCGACGCTTTGGAGGAGAAAGTTCGCGGATGCAGCCAGGCGGCGATCACGGCCTCCGATCGTCCAGCCTAGCAGAGTGCGGCCCAAAACAGCAGATGTGGTCACCATACTGACTGAGGCGGCAGCCCCGTTCTCGCCGAGCAATGGGGATATTCGGGTCAGCAAGTGCGTTAGCAGTCCGACTTGAGCGAATAGGGCCAACGCGAAGGCCACTGAAAGTGTCATGAAACCCTTGGTCTTGATGAGGTCTTTGCGAGGACTACGCGTTAATGGGGTAGCGACGTGGGGCTTGCTGTCGATAAGCAGTCCGTCGGGCGCCAGACCGAGTCCTTTCGGATCACGGCGCAGGTAAAAAATCGAAAGAGGTATTATGACCAGCGGCATGGCGATACCTACCGCGACCGCCGCCCCCTCAACCCCAATCTTGGCGATCAGCAAAATAAGCAAGGGCGGAAACATGACGCCGCCGATGCTTGCGCCGTTGAATGCCAAGCCGATGGCCTTTGGTCGATCTCGATCGAACCATGGAGCGACCATCGCGTTGATCGCCGCACCGCTCGTCGCTGCCCAACCACTCCCCGAGATTGCTGCCGCCACGAACAATTGCCACGGAGCTGACGCGACTGACCAGGCCACGATCCCTGCACCTGCGAGAACCGCGCCGATGATCGTTGTCTGCGCCAACCCAATTGATCTGTGAGCTTCGGGTAAGTACACAATCAGTGCTGCCCCGATCAGGAAGTGCGCAGTGATCGCGCTAGAGATCATTGCGACCGGCCAGCCCTTGGAGGCGTGCAACGTCAGCAAGAGCACTCCCGGACTATAAAATCCGACACCCCATCCGAAAACCGCGATTACAAACGCGACCCAAACGACGGACCAGCCCTGAAATCGCGATTGTCGAAGTTCGGGGATCTGCATATTTGGGTGCCCCGATCTGAGGGCAGGGCGACGACTTGCCAAGTACGCGCCGTATGCGCGATCAACCGCGCGTTTGCTCGTAGGCCTTCAGATGCGTGTAGGCCGTGCGCAGCCGGGACACCGGAACTTTTGCGGTGTCAGCGCGCGCAATCAGGTCGCCAATCACATGATCGGCTTCGACCGGTTGGCCCGCCTTAATGTCGCGGAACATCGATGCGGTGAGCGGCGAGCCTTCCGTGGTCAACATCCCTGTCGCGCGTTCCAGCGCAGGCGCGCGGGGCGGATAGCCCTCCGCGGTCGCGACCGCCCTGCATTCGTCGAGAATGCCAACCAGGAAGTCCTTGCCGCCGGGCGCCGCCAGGATCATGCCGATCGGGGCGCGCATCAGGCTAGTCGAGGCCGCGTTCGATGCGAGGAAAACCCATTTTTCCCACATGTCCTGCAGGATGGTTTCGCTCGACGCGCCGTCGAAATTGCAGCTTCTGACGACGTCCGCGATGGCGCGAACCCGGTCTGACATTTTGCCGTCGCGCTCGCCGAAACCAAGCGACTGCACCGGGCCCAGCTGGACCACTTCGCGCTTCTCGTTCAGTGTCACCGCAGTCAGGCAGAGCCCTCCGAGCACGTGGCTCACGCCAAATTTTTTGTCGAGAACGTCCAGATGACGCATACCGTTGAGCAGCGGGATGATCGCGGTCCTCTCGCCTACCGCCGGCGCGAACGACTTGACCGCATCGTCGAGGTCGTAAGCCTTGCAGC encodes:
- a CDS encoding IS5 family transposase; amino-acid sequence: MRYELSDYEWTAIKPMLPNKPRGVRRVNDRRVLNGIFWVLRSGAPSRDLPEVYGPRTTCYNRFVRWRRAGVWDQIMDALAAGHDAAVQMIDTSVVRVHQHGACVADNNYQDMGRSRGGLTSKIHAVVDTNGLPVHLALTPGEAHDNRLCSVLLSALLPQTMLLADRGYDADWIRELARQQGAWANIPPKRNRKDPICFSPYLYRARNLIERFFNKIKQCRRVATRYDKLAANYLAFVKLASIRVWLRANESTP
- a CDS encoding MFS transporter — translated: MQIPELRQSRFQGWSVVWVAFVIAVFGWGVGFYSPGVLLLTLHASKGWPVAMISSAITAHFLIGAALIVYLPEAHRSIGLAQTTIIGAVLAGAGIVAWSVASAPWQLFVAAAISGSGWAATSGAAINAMVAPWFDRDRPKAIGLAFNGASIGGVMFPPLLILLIAKIGVEGAAVAVGIAMPLVIIPLSIFYLRRDPKGLGLAPDGLLIDSKPHVATPLTRSPRKDLIKTKGFMTLSVAFALALFAQVGLLTHLLTRISPLLGENGAAASVSMVTTSAVLGRTLLGWTIGGRDRRLAASANFLLQSVGVALMIISDAPTVVLVGCVLFGLGVGNVVSLPPLIAQHEFRAADVGTVVALVVAFNQAVFALAPAVLGVLRDISTSYVVPFALAAAMQIVAALIVLIRPPRRSASE
- the panE gene encoding 2-dehydropantoate 2-reductase, which gives rise to GYFGGRMLQAGRDITFLVRPRRASELAAAGLVIKSPNGDVTLKNPPVIQADTIKDKFDAVLLSCKAYDLDDAVKSFAPAVGERTAIIPLLNGMRHLDVLDKKFGVSHVLGGLCLTAVTLNEKREVVQLGPVQSLGFGERDGKMSDRVRAIADVVRSCNFDGASSETILQDMWEKWVFLASNAASTSLMRAPIGMILAAPGGKDFLVGILDECRAVATAEGYPPRAPALERATGMLTTEGSPLTASMFRDIKAGQPVEADHVIGDLIARADTAKVPVSRLRTAYTHLKAYEQTRG